The Pseudarthrobacter sp. NS4 genome includes a window with the following:
- a CDS encoding ABC transporter ATP-binding protein, producing the protein MLLTLIRRFSRPYTPYLVAVIVFQLASTIAALYLPSLNAQIIDEGVSRGDTDFIWRTGAVMLLVAFIQVGTAIAGVYFGSRTAMALGRDLRRAVFRKVTSFSAKDVNAFGAPTLITRGTNDVQQVQMLMLMALNFMVATPIMCIGGIIMALREDLNLSWLVWVSVPLLTVVVGYLVVRLMPLFRSMQKKIDRINAVLREQIIGIRVVRAFVREPYETDRFGEANRELTDVSLKIGALFVLMFPAISMILHLSTAAVLWFGGQRVDSGEMQVGALTAFLQYLLQILMAVMMGTFMAMMIPRASVCADRIGEVLDVEPSIHDPEEPESPASLTGVVEYRNVTFAYPGAESPVLSNISFTARPGQTIAIIGSTGAGKTSLLSLLPRLYDAAKGEVLLDGVPVGRLERAEITRRVALVPQRPYLFSGTIEHNLRFGKTEATDQELWEALRMAQGELFVREKKNGLNARISQGGTNVSGGQRQRLCIARALVTKPRVYLFDDSFSALDVATDARLRAALKSTTADATVIIVAQRVSTITEADQILVLDNGRIVDRGTHEELLETSPTYQEIVESQLSVEEMA; encoded by the coding sequence ATGCTCCTCACCCTCATACGGCGGTTTTCCAGGCCGTATACGCCGTATCTCGTGGCTGTCATCGTTTTCCAGTTGGCGTCCACCATTGCCGCGCTGTACCTTCCCAGCCTGAACGCGCAGATCATCGACGAAGGGGTCTCCCGCGGGGACACGGACTTCATCTGGCGGACCGGTGCCGTGATGCTGCTGGTGGCGTTCATCCAGGTGGGGACAGCCATCGCCGGCGTCTATTTCGGTTCCAGGACGGCCATGGCACTGGGCCGGGACCTGCGCCGTGCCGTTTTCCGCAAGGTCACCAGTTTCTCAGCCAAGGACGTCAACGCCTTCGGCGCTCCAACTCTGATCACCCGCGGTACCAATGATGTCCAGCAGGTCCAGATGCTGATGCTGATGGCACTGAACTTTATGGTGGCCACGCCCATCATGTGCATTGGCGGCATCATCATGGCGCTGCGGGAGGACCTCAACCTTTCGTGGCTGGTGTGGGTTTCGGTGCCGCTCCTCACCGTGGTGGTGGGCTACCTGGTGGTCCGGCTGATGCCCCTGTTCCGGTCCATGCAGAAAAAGATCGACCGCATCAACGCCGTGCTGCGTGAGCAGATCATCGGCATCCGGGTGGTCCGGGCCTTCGTCCGCGAACCCTATGAAACGGACCGGTTCGGGGAAGCCAACAGGGAACTGACCGACGTTTCCCTGAAGATCGGCGCCCTGTTTGTCCTCATGTTTCCCGCCATCAGCATGATCCTCCACCTGTCAACGGCCGCCGTGCTGTGGTTCGGCGGCCAGCGGGTCGACTCCGGGGAGATGCAGGTAGGCGCGCTGACGGCCTTCCTGCAGTACCTGCTGCAGATCCTGATGGCCGTCATGATGGGTACCTTCATGGCCATGATGATCCCGCGCGCCTCTGTCTGCGCCGACCGTATCGGCGAGGTGCTCGACGTCGAACCGTCCATCCACGATCCCGAAGAGCCCGAATCCCCGGCTTCGCTGACTGGCGTGGTTGAGTACCGCAACGTCACCTTCGCCTACCCGGGAGCCGAATCACCGGTCCTGAGCAACATCAGCTTCACCGCGAGGCCCGGGCAGACCATCGCCATCATCGGGTCCACGGGTGCGGGCAAGACCTCGCTCCTGTCCCTCCTGCCCCGGCTTTACGATGCCGCCAAAGGCGAAGTGCTGCTGGACGGCGTCCCGGTGGGCAGGCTTGAGCGCGCCGAGATCACCAGGCGCGTGGCCCTGGTACCCCAGCGGCCCTACCTTTTCTCCGGCACCATCGAGCACAACCTGCGGTTCGGAAAGACCGAAGCCACTGACCAGGAACTCTGGGAAGCGCTCCGGATGGCCCAGGGCGAGTTGTTCGTCCGGGAAAAGAAGAACGGCCTGAACGCCAGGATCTCCCAGGGCGGAACCAACGTTTCGGGCGGCCAGCGCCAGCGCCTCTGCATCGCGCGGGCCCTGGTGACCAAACCCAGGGTCTACCTGTTCGATGACTCCTTCTCGGCCCTCGACGTCGCCACCGACGCCCGGCTCCGTGCAGCGCTGAAGAGCACCACCGCGGACGCCACCGTCATTATCGTGGCCCAGCGGGTCTCCACCATCACCGAGGCTGACCAGATCCTGGTGCTGGACAACGGCCGGATCGTGGACCGCGGAACGCACGAGGAACTCCTGGAAACCTCGCCCACCTACCAGGAAATCGTTGAATCCCAGCTGAGCGTGGAGGAAATGGCATGA
- a CDS encoding ABC transporter ATP-binding protein: MSPRKKDSTSIQETAPSPDALDVELVEDDEFFEEEYKPSEADGDMFGGMPAKKAQHFWPSAKRLMGLLKPEALGIYVVVGMVIVAVVLNVIAPKILGQAMDVIFAGVVGKQLPAGASKEQFVDGLRQQGQDNFADMVSRMELVPGTGINFDKLTMLIAIVLLMYFVANIFLWLQGYVLNRIVMKVIRQLRDDTEKKLNGLPLNYFDTRQRGDVLSRVTNDVDNVQQALQQAFAQLINSVLTVIGIVIMMFIVSWQLALIALIALPLSGVAAGMIGVRSQKLFAVQWKNTGSLNGQIEESFSGHDLVRVFGRDADMLERFEERNEELYKASFGAQFVSGIIFPVMQFVSYLSYVGIAVVGGLRVASGSMSLGDATAFIQYSREFTQPLGQMAGMANMLQSGVASAERVFEFLDADEQDPETATERLPARTDGHVDFKDVTFSYTEDRKLIENLCFTAEPGNTVAIVGPTGAGKTTLVNLVMRFYELNSGAITLDGVDITHLSRSELRSKVGMVLQDAWLFGGSIYDNIRYGNLDATEEQVMAAAKATFVDRFVRALPEGYDTIIDEEGNNVSAGEKQLITIARAFVANPSLLILDEATSSVDTRTELLVQKAMAALRSDRTSFVIAHRLSTIRDADTILVMENGRIVEQGNHKMLLAAGDAYYRLYMSQFAGVDAGEVPVDDSTAVHS; the protein is encoded by the coding sequence ATGAGCCCCCGCAAAAAGGACTCCACGTCCATTCAAGAAACGGCCCCTTCCCCGGATGCACTGGACGTGGAGCTGGTTGAGGACGACGAATTTTTCGAGGAGGAGTACAAGCCCTCCGAGGCGGACGGCGACATGTTCGGCGGGATGCCCGCGAAAAAAGCCCAGCATTTCTGGCCCTCCGCCAAGCGGTTGATGGGACTGCTGAAGCCTGAGGCCCTGGGCATCTACGTGGTGGTTGGCATGGTGATTGTCGCCGTGGTCCTGAACGTCATCGCCCCGAAGATCCTTGGCCAGGCCATGGACGTCATCTTCGCAGGCGTGGTGGGAAAGCAGCTTCCCGCCGGCGCCAGCAAGGAACAGTTCGTGGATGGGCTGCGCCAACAGGGACAGGACAACTTCGCGGACATGGTCTCCCGGATGGAGCTGGTGCCCGGTACCGGCATCAACTTCGACAAGCTCACCATGCTCATCGCGATTGTCCTGCTCATGTACTTCGTGGCCAACATCTTCCTGTGGCTGCAGGGCTATGTGCTGAACCGCATCGTCATGAAGGTGATCCGGCAGCTCCGCGACGACACCGAAAAGAAACTGAACGGCCTGCCCCTGAACTACTTCGACACCCGCCAGCGCGGCGACGTGCTGTCCCGCGTGACCAACGACGTCGACAACGTCCAGCAGGCTCTCCAGCAGGCGTTCGCCCAGCTGATCAACTCCGTCCTGACGGTGATCGGCATCGTGATCATGATGTTCATCGTTTCCTGGCAGCTTGCGCTGATCGCCTTGATCGCGCTGCCCTTGTCCGGCGTGGCTGCAGGCATGATCGGGGTGCGGAGCCAGAAGCTCTTCGCCGTGCAGTGGAAGAACACCGGCTCGCTCAACGGCCAGATCGAGGAATCCTTCTCCGGTCATGATCTGGTGCGGGTGTTCGGCCGGGACGCGGACATGCTGGAGCGGTTCGAGGAACGCAACGAAGAACTCTACAAAGCCAGTTTCGGGGCGCAGTTCGTGTCCGGCATCATCTTCCCGGTGATGCAGTTTGTCTCCTACCTCAGCTACGTGGGCATTGCGGTGGTAGGCGGGCTCCGTGTGGCCTCGGGCTCGATGTCATTGGGCGATGCCACTGCGTTCATCCAGTACTCACGCGAATTCACCCAGCCGCTGGGCCAGATGGCGGGCATGGCCAACATGCTCCAATCGGGCGTGGCGTCCGCGGAACGCGTGTTCGAGTTCCTGGATGCCGATGAGCAGGACCCTGAGACGGCCACCGAGCGCCTTCCGGCCAGGACCGACGGGCACGTGGATTTCAAGGACGTGACCTTCAGCTACACCGAGGACCGGAAACTCATCGAGAACCTGTGCTTCACGGCGGAACCCGGAAACACCGTGGCCATCGTGGGACCGACCGGCGCCGGAAAAACCACTTTGGTGAACCTGGTGATGCGGTTCTACGAGCTGAACTCCGGCGCCATCACCCTGGACGGAGTGGACATCACCCACCTCAGCCGGTCCGAACTCCGGTCCAAGGTCGGCATGGTGCTGCAGGATGCCTGGTTGTTCGGCGGGTCCATCTACGACAACATCCGGTACGGCAACCTCGACGCCACCGAGGAGCAGGTCATGGCCGCAGCCAAGGCCACCTTCGTGGACCGTTTCGTGCGGGCACTGCCGGAGGGCTACGACACCATCATTGACGAAGAGGGCAACAACGTCAGCGCCGGCGAAAAGCAGCTCATCACCATAGCCCGGGCATTCGTGGCCAACCCCTCGCTGCTGATCCTCGACGAAGCCACCAGTTCCGTTGACACCCGCACCGAACTCCTGGTGCAGAAGGCGATGGCGGCGCTCCGCTCGGACCGGACCAGCTTTGTGATCGCGCACCGGCTGTCCACCATCCGTGATGCCGATACCATCCTGGTCATGGAGAACGGCAGGATTGTCGAACAGGGCAACCACAAGATGCTCCTTGCTGCCGGGGACGCCTATTACCGGCTCTACATGTCGCAGTTCGCCGGGGTCGACGCCGGGGAGGTCCCGGTGGATGATTCGACGGCGGTGCACAGTTGA
- a CDS encoding acyl-CoA thioesterase has translation MRWGDMDAYGHINNVQIVRMLEEARIGAFGPPKGAGLPGIEPHVSLFNAVPDGTMALVVDHRIRYVRTLDYRNVPAVVQVWVGAVKGASFDIHYLIQDPVTGEDCVKASTHLAFVDETTGRVQRLTSEQKERLAPYTH, from the coding sequence ATGCGCTGGGGAGACATGGACGCTTACGGCCATATCAACAACGTACAGATCGTCCGGATGCTGGAGGAAGCGCGGATTGGGGCCTTTGGGCCTCCCAAGGGAGCAGGGCTTCCCGGCATCGAACCGCACGTGTCGCTCTTCAACGCTGTCCCGGACGGGACTATGGCGCTGGTGGTGGACCACAGGATCCGGTACGTCAGGACCCTTGATTACCGCAACGTTCCTGCCGTGGTGCAGGTGTGGGTGGGTGCCGTCAAAGGGGCGAGCTTCGACATCCACTACCTCATCCAGGACCCCGTCACCGGGGAGGACTGCGTGAAGGCCAGCACCCATCTGGCCTTCGTGGACGAAACCACCGGCCGCGTGCAACGGCTGACTTCCGAACAGAAGGAACGGTTGGCTCCCTACACTCACTGA
- a CDS encoding PLDc N-terminal domain-containing protein — MAKKKTWKEMSPSAKAGTILVGIAQISLLVAAQRDISKRPAAMINGPKAAWRAASFINFIGPVGYFTFGRKRAAPAK, encoded by the coding sequence ATGGCCAAGAAGAAGACCTGGAAAGAAATGTCGCCGTCCGCGAAGGCCGGCACCATACTGGTGGGCATCGCGCAGATTTCCCTGTTGGTGGCGGCGCAGCGGGACATTTCAAAGCGCCCGGCGGCAATGATCAACGGTCCCAAGGCTGCGTGGCGGGCGGCGTCCTTCATCAACTTCATTGGCCCCGTGGGTTATTTCACCTTCGGCCGGAAACGGGCTGCCCCGGCCAAGTAA
- a CDS encoding McrB family protein codes for MTPASTAAMTRALGISREIEDAAWFVLGPGLQGKPSALDGQTLTWTSEAAAELLERLERGAPDSKAPMMTNLRHNLDGAPREVKQLAVELLFLQSLPLAHEVKSLKVKRARVAEAASWLQPPLELPGELYQGMTDHGVIRDRTAEFNWTIWDHLSWLCRFVQHVDQQPPAVITGALQDPLNFHRLAAATPADQPAIRRSIEFLAWPSYFEPVVADVERQEIRDAFASLIGGAKGDSEEDITADIHRIRLHLDEQAGQRIDWYARQLVSQWRKVGDPGHRAWLLRTHGDNTELLTAWQGEEKVTLDVEHLRLLGPGVAAGVVQHAVDEDYKHLGYVEREDTKTAVFAFLTVMKPGDLVLYQHNGTVRLGGVLGEPDYNDDNRRLRRKVRWFDEGHPTASLPRHVQRQLATAGIVVDVTRVAQALQALLPAEAETEPDGDTEAAVVVPPVQEGFRQLTQEFADSLHMELEPLQEIADLLEENRQLVLYGPPGTGKTYLAKHLAAELADDTTDERVKLVQFHPSYAYEDFFEGYRPDKTDEGQVSFKLVAGPLRRLAEEAAKPGNGKKPYFLIIDEMNRANLAKVFGELYFLLEYRDDRIYLQYSPNEPFTLPDNLYIIGTMNTADRSIAMMDAAIRRRFSFIELHPQTEPVKGSLLRFLQARRLDTTPALLMDALNSAIDEWDRDLMIGPSYFMKQAAQTPAGLRRIWKYELMPLLEEHYHGQLTRAQLEERFGLDRLLGRLATG; via the coding sequence ATGACCCCCGCCTCCACTGCTGCCATGACCCGCGCCCTCGGCATCTCCCGCGAGATCGAGGACGCGGCATGGTTCGTCCTGGGGCCGGGGCTGCAGGGCAAGCCGTCGGCGTTGGACGGGCAGACGCTGACGTGGACGTCGGAGGCGGCAGCAGAGCTTCTGGAGCGGCTGGAACGCGGCGCGCCGGACTCCAAGGCGCCCATGATGACCAACCTTCGGCATAACTTGGACGGGGCGCCCCGCGAGGTGAAGCAGCTGGCGGTCGAGCTGCTCTTCCTGCAGTCCCTGCCGCTGGCGCACGAGGTGAAGTCCCTCAAGGTCAAACGTGCCCGGGTGGCCGAGGCCGCGTCCTGGCTGCAGCCTCCACTCGAGCTGCCTGGCGAGCTTTACCAGGGCATGACTGACCACGGCGTCATCCGGGACCGGACGGCCGAATTCAACTGGACCATCTGGGACCACCTGAGCTGGCTGTGCCGCTTTGTGCAGCATGTGGACCAGCAGCCGCCGGCAGTCATCACCGGCGCACTGCAGGACCCGTTGAACTTCCACCGCCTTGCCGCGGCCACTCCCGCTGACCAGCCCGCCATCCGCCGAAGCATCGAGTTCCTGGCCTGGCCAAGCTACTTCGAACCCGTGGTGGCGGATGTGGAACGGCAGGAAATCCGTGATGCCTTCGCCTCCCTGATCGGCGGGGCCAAGGGGGACAGCGAAGAGGACATCACCGCCGACATCCACCGCATCCGCCTGCACCTCGATGAGCAGGCGGGCCAGCGCATTGACTGGTACGCCCGGCAGCTGGTCAGCCAGTGGCGCAAAGTGGGCGACCCCGGGCACCGGGCCTGGCTGCTGCGGACCCACGGCGACAACACCGAGCTGCTGACTGCCTGGCAAGGCGAAGAAAAGGTGACGCTCGACGTCGAGCATCTCCGGCTGCTCGGCCCCGGCGTCGCGGCGGGCGTGGTGCAGCACGCCGTGGACGAGGACTACAAGCACCTCGGCTACGTGGAACGCGAGGACACCAAAACCGCTGTCTTTGCCTTCCTCACCGTCATGAAGCCGGGCGACCTGGTGTTGTACCAGCACAACGGCACGGTGCGGCTGGGCGGCGTGCTCGGCGAACCCGACTACAACGATGACAACCGGCGGCTTCGCCGGAAGGTCCGCTGGTTCGACGAAGGACATCCCACCGCCAGCCTGCCCCGGCACGTCCAGCGGCAGCTGGCCACCGCCGGCATCGTGGTGGACGTCACCCGCGTGGCGCAGGCCCTGCAGGCCCTCCTGCCGGCCGAAGCGGAAACAGAACCCGACGGCGATACTGAAGCCGCCGTCGTCGTCCCGCCGGTCCAGGAGGGGTTCCGCCAGCTGACGCAGGAATTCGCTGACTCGCTGCACATGGAGCTGGAACCACTGCAGGAGATTGCCGACCTGCTGGAAGAGAACCGGCAGCTGGTCCTCTACGGTCCGCCCGGTACCGGCAAGACCTACCTGGCGAAGCACCTCGCGGCCGAGCTTGCTGACGACACCACCGATGAGCGCGTCAAGCTGGTCCAGTTCCACCCGTCCTACGCCTACGAGGACTTCTTCGAGGGCTACCGGCCGGACAAGACGGACGAGGGCCAGGTGTCCTTCAAACTGGTCGCCGGCCCGCTCCGCCGCCTCGCTGAGGAGGCCGCCAAGCCCGGGAACGGGAAGAAGCCGTACTTCCTGATCATCGACGAGATGAACCGTGCCAACCTGGCCAAGGTGTTCGGCGAACTGTACTTCCTGCTGGAGTACCGCGACGACCGGATCTACTTGCAGTACAGCCCCAACGAACCCTTCACCCTGCCCGACAACCTGTACATCATTGGCACCATGAACACCGCGGACCGCTCCATCGCCATGATGGACGCCGCCATCCGCCGCCGTTTTTCCTTTATCGAACTCCACCCGCAGACGGAGCCGGTGAAGGGCTCACTGCTCCGGTTCCTGCAGGCCCGCCGGCTGGACACCACCCCGGCGCTGCTGATGGATGCTTTGAACAGTGCCATTGACGAGTGGGACCGTGACCTGATGATCGGCCCGTCCTATTTCATGAAGCAGGCGGCCCAGACGCCGGCCGGGCTGCGCCGGATCTGGAAGTACGAGCTCATGCCGCTGCTGGAGGAGCACTACCACGGCCAGCTCACCAGGGCGCAGCTTGAGGAGCGCTTCGGGCTGGACCGGTTGCTGGGTCGCCTTGCGACCGGGTAG
- a CDS encoding 5-methylcytosine restriction system specificity protein McrC — MDELSRGIVERLDPASASFLNSSGLAKASPMGMGLYRIEPVGKVGSVRTPTVQLDVRPKDRLGLSRLLFLLSYTGEQGFRPDAVAAVEDLDLWSALAESLAQLAERALGRGVLQGYLTVDESLRTVKGRIRISDQISRRPGMLVPLEVSYDEFTEDIAENRILRAALERMGQVPRVRPEVLSRLRLLKGKLDAVTRLPAGAPLPPWKPTRMNLRYHAVLRLAELILRNASAEAGEGRQQTASFVVDMARVFEDFVGTALREGMAAYPGELRLRYDAMLSEAVRDADRLSVRPDAVHLLGGRPVVVYNAKYKAASDAGASLTADHYQMLAHSTALAVPTAWLVYAGAGEMKLRRILNTDIDIVEYPLDLSMAPADILASVRELARQSWGEVVRQARSG, encoded by the coding sequence CTGGACGAACTGTCCCGTGGAATCGTGGAGCGGCTGGATCCTGCCAGTGCATCCTTCCTGAACTCCAGTGGCCTGGCCAAAGCCTCGCCGATGGGTATGGGCCTGTACCGGATCGAGCCCGTGGGAAAGGTGGGTTCGGTCCGGACACCCACCGTGCAGCTGGACGTGCGCCCCAAGGACCGGCTGGGGCTCAGCCGGCTCCTGTTCCTGCTCAGCTACACCGGCGAGCAGGGCTTCCGGCCGGATGCCGTGGCGGCCGTCGAGGATCTGGACCTTTGGAGCGCCCTTGCTGAATCGTTGGCCCAGTTGGCCGAGCGGGCCCTGGGCCGGGGCGTCCTGCAGGGCTACCTCACCGTTGATGAGTCGTTGCGGACCGTCAAGGGGCGCATCCGGATTTCGGACCAGATCTCCCGCCGGCCGGGAATGCTGGTTCCCCTGGAAGTGTCCTATGACGAGTTCACCGAGGACATTGCGGAGAACAGGATCCTGCGCGCGGCACTTGAACGGATGGGCCAGGTCCCGCGTGTCCGCCCGGAGGTGCTGAGCCGGCTGCGCCTGCTCAAGGGAAAGCTCGACGCCGTCACCCGGCTTCCAGCAGGCGCTCCGCTGCCGCCGTGGAAGCCCACCAGGATGAACCTCCGCTACCACGCGGTGCTCCGGCTGGCTGAACTGATCCTGCGCAACGCCTCAGCGGAGGCCGGCGAGGGGCGACAGCAGACTGCCTCGTTCGTTGTGGACATGGCCCGGGTGTTTGAGGACTTCGTGGGTACTGCCCTGCGCGAGGGAATGGCCGCCTACCCGGGGGAACTCCGGCTTCGGTACGACGCAATGCTCAGCGAAGCGGTGCGGGACGCGGACAGGCTGTCGGTCCGCCCCGATGCGGTGCACCTGCTCGGCGGCCGCCCCGTGGTGGTCTACAACGCAAAGTACAAGGCAGCGTCCGACGCGGGCGCCTCCCTGACAGCCGATCATTACCAGATGCTGGCCCACAGCACTGCGCTGGCCGTGCCCACAGCGTGGCTGGTCTACGCCGGCGCCGGGGAGATGAAACTCCGCCGCATCCTCAACACGGATATCGACATCGTGGAGTACCCGCTGGACCTGTCCATGGCGCCCGCTGACATCCTGGCCTCGGTGAGGGAGCTGGCACGCCAGTCATGGGGAGAGGTTGTCAGGCAGGCCCGGAGCGGCTGA
- a CDS encoding sensor histidine kinase, with protein MTSPTAWSSGRLSFFRRPFHEYRLTDRVALSQMPLFVTTLLTAFLVWTFFPATMNNPFFVTFLVSQLALMALCYIVPWDRLPYTSFLAIPLLDFVSIGFGREGGQESLTGISLLAVFPVIWWCASGYYPRVALWLSFLAPLAIIWVPLFLKGNFTAQDFARSLLLPVMMLGIGVSVSVLTLSMMRQQRELEDKDAQLQANLRTSQRQESLLNTVLDTVHLGVLAVDADGHDVLMNRKQRANHELARPKDIEDPNESQLLVFGPDRKTLVPVEERPVRRAVLGETFTDYLVWLGVENEQRAFVTTARAMKDADGKFAGSVIAFSDVTDLVNALTAKDDFVSSVSHEFRTPLTSILGYVEILLADEPEESQRDMLEIVRRNSERLLTLVSDLLSSRNGQLIVTPHAVDVAELVRASVSSAAPRAAASGVVLEADVPERLEAHVDGPRISQVLDNLVSNAIKYSPGGGNVLVRLAQDDGYLACHVTDTGMGMTPEDASEVFAKFFRTSSVRRTAIPGVGLGLPISKAIVEAHGGTIEVDSTLGKGTTFTFRVPV; from the coding sequence ATGACTAGTCCCACGGCGTGGTCCTCAGGGAGGCTAAGCTTCTTCCGCCGGCCCTTCCACGAATACCGGCTGACGGACCGCGTGGCGCTGAGCCAGATGCCGCTGTTCGTGACGACGCTGCTGACGGCGTTCCTGGTGTGGACATTCTTCCCGGCCACGATGAACAACCCGTTCTTCGTCACGTTCCTGGTGTCCCAGCTGGCCCTCATGGCCCTGTGCTACATCGTTCCGTGGGACCGACTCCCCTATACAAGCTTCCTGGCCATCCCCCTGCTCGACTTCGTCTCGATCGGTTTTGGCCGCGAGGGCGGACAGGAAAGCCTTACCGGCATCAGCCTCCTGGCCGTCTTTCCGGTCATCTGGTGGTGCGCATCCGGCTACTACCCGAGGGTGGCCCTGTGGCTTTCCTTCCTTGCTCCTCTGGCCATCATCTGGGTTCCGCTGTTCCTGAAAGGGAACTTCACCGCCCAGGACTTCGCCCGCTCGCTGCTCCTGCCGGTCATGATGCTTGGCATTGGCGTGTCCGTCAGCGTCCTGACACTGAGCATGATGCGCCAGCAGCGTGAACTCGAAGACAAGGACGCCCAGCTGCAGGCCAACCTGCGGACCAGCCAGCGCCAGGAGTCCCTGCTCAACACCGTCCTGGACACCGTCCACCTTGGCGTTCTCGCCGTCGACGCCGATGGCCATGACGTCCTGATGAACCGGAAGCAGCGTGCCAACCACGAACTCGCCCGGCCGAAGGACATCGAGGACCCGAACGAGTCGCAACTCCTGGTGTTCGGGCCTGACCGCAAGACGCTGGTTCCCGTCGAGGAGCGCCCGGTCCGCCGTGCCGTCCTCGGCGAAACATTCACGGACTATCTGGTCTGGCTGGGCGTAGAGAACGAGCAGCGGGCTTTTGTCACCACTGCACGGGCAATGAAGGATGCCGATGGCAAGTTCGCCGGCTCCGTGATCGCCTTCAGCGACGTGACCGACCTCGTGAATGCCCTGACGGCCAAAGACGACTTCGTTTCCAGCGTTTCCCATGAGTTCCGGACCCCGCTGACATCCATTCTCGGTTATGTGGAGATCCTGCTCGCTGACGAGCCGGAGGAATCGCAGCGGGACATGCTGGAGATTGTCAGGCGGAACTCTGAACGGCTCCTGACCCTGGTTTCCGACCTGCTTTCCAGCCGCAATGGCCAGCTGATCGTCACCCCGCACGCGGTGGATGTGGCGGAACTTGTCCGGGCAAGTGTTTCCTCAGCCGCGCCCAGGGCGGCTGCCTCCGGCGTGGTGCTGGAGGCGGACGTACCAGAACGGCTCGAGGCCCACGTCGACGGGCCGCGCATTTCCCAGGTTCTGGACAACCTCGTATCAAACGCCATCAAGTACTCCCCCGGCGGCGGGAACGTCCTGGTCAGGCTTGCCCAGGACGACGGCTACCTGGCGTGCCACGTTACGGACACGGGCATGGGAATGACCCCGGAAGACGCGTCTGAGGTTTTCGCCAAGTTCTTCCGCACCAGCAGCGTCCGCCGCACGGCCATTCCAGGGGTTGGCCTGGGCCTCCCCATCAGCAAGGCCATCGTCGAGGCACACGGCGGAACCATCGAGGTGGACAGTACGCTGGGCAAGGGCACCACGTTCACGTTCCGGGTTCCGGTCTAG
- a CDS encoding response regulator transcription factor — MSDARVGLVIEDDQDIRELVRTVLSQAGFDVTVASSGAEGVLIAKNLNPDVITLDLGLPDIDGFEVSRQIREFSDAYIVMLTARTEELDTLIGLESGADDYLTKPFRPRELRARIAAMMRRPRSAPEAADTLPAEAAADANERSEHGNFSHNGLELSYASRTVVVDGKEMNLTRTEFELLHALLEAGRTVRTKADLVRRLRDEDYDVGSYISEADERSVEVHMGNLRKKLGDSPQQPRWLQTVRGVGYRLAPEGA; from the coding sequence ATGAGTGATGCACGTGTGGGGCTGGTCATCGAGGATGACCAGGACATCCGGGAACTGGTTCGCACAGTGCTGAGCCAGGCCGGTTTTGACGTGACCGTGGCCAGCAGCGGTGCCGAGGGTGTGCTGATCGCCAAGAACCTCAACCCGGACGTGATCACGCTGGACCTGGGACTGCCTGACATTGACGGGTTTGAAGTGTCCCGGCAGATCCGTGAATTCTCGGACGCCTACATCGTGATGCTCACGGCCCGCACCGAGGAGTTGGACACCCTCATCGGGCTTGAGTCCGGTGCCGACGACTACCTCACCAAGCCATTCCGCCCCAGGGAGCTGCGCGCCCGCATCGCAGCGATGATGCGCCGCCCCAGGTCAGCTCCGGAGGCAGCCGATACCCTCCCGGCCGAGGCAGCAGCGGACGCCAATGAACGCTCCGAGCATGGAAACTTCAGCCATAACGGGCTGGAATTGAGTTACGCCTCCCGGACCGTCGTGGTGGACGGCAAGGAGATGAACCTGACCCGCACCGAGTTCGAACTGCTCCACGCCCTGCTTGAGGCGGGCCGGACTGTCCGGACCAAGGCGGACCTGGTGCGCCGGCTGCGGGACGAGGATTACGACGTCGGCAGCTACATCAGCGAGGCTGACGAACGGTCCGTCGAGGTCCACATGGGGAACCTGCGCAAGAAACTTGGCGATTCGCCGCAGCAACCGCGCTGGCTGCAGACGGTCCGCGGGGTGGGTTACCGCCTGGCACCCGAAGGGGCCTGA
- a CDS encoding Hpt domain-containing protein, with translation MSASDGAPRPLVDKSVLDRLREELEEDEGYCKVFVGNFINCLTDRIARLRLALTTGDLEGSVDAVLSLKTSSQMVGAERLAGLAMELEGEIRTGAREEAAAVVLPRLAATFLRPINQCGRQTMHRLQAQAPSGARR, from the coding sequence ATGAGCGCCTCGGATGGTGCCCCCCGGCCGCTGGTGGACAAGTCCGTTCTCGACCGTCTCCGCGAGGAGCTGGAGGAGGACGAAGGGTATTGCAAGGTCTTCGTGGGGAACTTCATCAATTGCCTGACGGACCGGATCGCCCGCCTCCGGCTGGCCCTGACCACGGGAGACCTGGAGGGATCAGTGGACGCGGTCCTGAGCCTGAAGACATCCAGCCAGATGGTGGGGGCCGAGCGCCTCGCCGGGCTGGCCATGGAGTTGGAAGGCGAAATCCGCACCGGGGCGCGTGAGGAGGCAGCCGCCGTCGTCCTGCCCAGGTTGGCTGCGACGTTCCTTCGTCCCATCAACCAATGCGGCCGGCAAACCATGCACCGGCTGCAGGCTCAGGCCCCTTCGGGTGCCAGGCGGTAA